A single genomic interval of Stieleria maiorica harbors:
- a CDS encoding response regulator transcription factor, whose protein sequence is MSHESKIVVIDDDRGIVLGVQMRLRHAGFDVSVAYDGTEGLELIRSQNPDLVLLDVQMPNLDGLAVLKCLREDPDVVTPPVIMLSASLQDQQTALDAGAHYFLTKPYRSSDLIDAIASVLPTSASV, encoded by the coding sequence GTGTCGCATGAATCCAAGATTGTGGTGATCGATGACGACCGCGGGATCGTTCTGGGCGTGCAAATGCGGCTCCGCCACGCGGGATTCGACGTCTCGGTCGCTTACGACGGCACCGAAGGCCTGGAACTGATCCGCTCACAGAACCCCGACCTGGTGCTGCTGGATGTCCAGATGCCGAACCTGGACGGGTTGGCGGTGCTGAAGTGTCTTCGCGAAGACCCCGACGTGGTCACGCCCCCGGTGATCATGCTGTCGGCCAGTCTGCAAGATCAACAAACGGCGCTCGATGCCGGGGCACACTATTTCCTGACCAAACCCTATCGCAGCAGCGATTTGATCGATGCCATCGCGTCGGTCCTGCCCACATCGGCATCCGTCTAG
- the flgL gene encoding flagellar hook-associated protein FlgL, whose product MNPRVTSQTFTRNAIHFTSLHSSRLLTAQKQITSGMQFELPSEEPVAYRQVRSLETRYVELQADKKVINLATSTLNASVAQFQDVSDLITLSKNLVQQGIQALDSDEREALAMEIDALLAQAKQIGLAKFNENYLYGGTRSDTPPFTFGETLRENGIMEVTYQGSGHRSQTHIGDSISIDTYYDGSKIFGASGRESTVLVGTTGAKHGGGTDTLIGRATLRVQHDTTTYAGGSGVAAGTSSAARDTILGPSGAHQLTIVDTAGDGSAGTISLNGADPVPFTNTDTNLRVDGFAGQTVYLDTTAIAAGFNGTVNITSTGTLSVDDNASTIPIDFTTNQIVSDVDSGKFVTIDSSNIRTTGDDSLEFPGTSNLFQILHATAADLRNSRELGSAEYSAALNRRLDELDRAASKVFSVMGEQSSSLQTMQTMEYRVDDLMLSVESNIGEIQATDFPDAVLRLENSQTLLQYTYAVTANLNSLGLLEFLR is encoded by the coding sequence ATGAATCCTCGAGTCACCTCCCAAACGTTTACACGAAACGCCATCCATTTCACGTCGCTGCATAGCAGTCGACTGTTGACGGCGCAAAAACAGATCACTTCGGGGATGCAGTTCGAACTGCCTTCGGAGGAACCGGTCGCATATCGACAAGTTCGTTCGTTGGAAACTCGCTACGTCGAATTGCAGGCCGACAAGAAGGTGATCAATCTGGCGACGTCGACGCTCAATGCCAGCGTCGCCCAGTTCCAGGATGTCAGCGATTTGATCACGCTGTCGAAAAACCTGGTGCAGCAGGGGATCCAAGCCTTGGATTCCGACGAGCGTGAGGCGTTGGCGATGGAAATCGACGCCTTGCTCGCCCAGGCTAAACAAATCGGGCTGGCCAAGTTCAACGAAAACTACCTGTACGGCGGCACGCGTTCCGATACGCCCCCATTCACGTTTGGGGAAACGCTGCGTGAAAACGGGATCATGGAAGTCACCTATCAAGGGTCGGGACATCGCAGTCAGACCCATATCGGTGACTCGATTTCGATCGACACCTACTACGACGGTTCGAAAATCTTCGGCGCCTCGGGACGCGAATCCACCGTACTGGTCGGAACGACGGGCGCCAAACATGGCGGCGGAACCGACACGCTGATCGGACGGGCCACGCTGCGTGTCCAGCACGACACGACGACCTACGCGGGAGGATCGGGGGTCGCAGCTGGAACCAGCTCGGCGGCACGGGATACGATTCTCGGTCCTTCCGGCGCCCACCAATTGACCATCGTGGACACCGCCGGTGACGGGTCCGCGGGCACCATCTCGCTCAACGGTGCCGATCCGGTTCCGTTTACAAATACCGACACAAATTTGCGGGTCGACGGTTTTGCCGGCCAAACGGTGTATCTGGATACGACCGCTATCGCGGCCGGTTTCAATGGCACCGTCAACATCACCTCGACCGGAACCCTCAGCGTCGACGACAACGCATCGACCATCCCGATCGACTTTACCACCAATCAAATCGTTTCCGATGTCGACAGCGGCAAATTTGTCACGATCGACTCGAGCAATATTCGTACGACCGGTGACGATTCCCTCGAGTTCCCGGGAACATCGAATCTGTTCCAGATTCTGCACGCCACCGCCGCGGACCTTCGCAACAGCCGCGAGCTAGGGTCGGCCGAATACTCCGCCGCACTCAATCGACGTTTGGACGAATTGGACCGCGCCGCCAGCAAGGTCTTCAGCGTGATGGGGGAGCAATCGAGCTCGCTGCAGACGATGCAAACGATGGAGTATCGCGTCGATGACTTGATGCTTTCGGTCGAATCAAACATCGGAGAAATCCAAGCCACCGACTTTCCCGACGCCGTGCTGAGGTTGGAGAATTCACAGACGCTGTTGCAGTACACGTATGCGGTGACGGCGAACCTGAATTCGCTGGGGCTGCTGGAATTCTTGCGATAA
- the flgK gene encoding flagellar hook-associated protein FlgK has protein sequence MPNFSIGLSALQTSQFALEMVSNNISNANTDGYHRRSLTLQATHPDIVGGFRVGTGVTISGINRVRDSVTEASLTSVISDSSDVEQLLNIERKIESALLTGDNSIGRQLDAFFAEFTNLSASPNEPAQRSALLETGKQLTGGLRDAAQQLTELKGNIRLQIEHEIELLNGDLGELRDVSFQIFKFEAQGIEHNNELDQRDAVLNRIAEVVGIRRNEQPGGQLHLTIGHHSIEQGSHPSSLSVIESGQQLEIYLDDSDRPLAIETGRLSALVEAYNEIIPAYEEKLDQIAGELIQSVNRVHSTGIGSAGSFTNLVGNVSVSQTNIPLNEALPDADLTAGELTLSVTDANGDRQTHVITIDPDVDTLEDVAAQLSSILGITSSIRAVSNQFQITTGADVEFDFAGGVETNPDLSLFTGTSVASVSGTYTGEVNEELTVRIEGSGQVGSAANLFANVYSSSGALLSRVNVGDGYEAGSPIELDDGVSIAFTAGTMNDADEFSTRLTGEPDQTGILAALGINAFFSGTDAHSIAVDRTLASQPERIATGRSGEAADTSNLSRFIAIADTTLMPSNRTLGQFASEMGTEIGFEISSNTSLSASLTTFKLRLETERDAISGVDLNEELVYLQEYQKSYEAAVRIIQATDEMLSELFRIIG, from the coding sequence ATGCCCAACTTCTCAATCGGCCTGTCGGCCCTGCAGACCAGCCAGTTCGCCTTGGAAATGGTCTCCAACAACATTTCCAATGCCAATACGGACGGATACCACCGACGCAGTCTGACATTGCAAGCGACACACCCGGACATCGTCGGCGGATTTCGTGTCGGCACCGGTGTGACGATCTCGGGGATCAATCGGGTCCGTGATTCGGTCACCGAGGCGTCGTTGACCAGCGTGATCTCGGATTCCAGCGATGTCGAACAATTGTTGAACATCGAGCGAAAAATCGAATCGGCCCTGCTGACCGGAGACAACTCGATCGGCCGACAACTGGATGCGTTTTTTGCCGAATTCACCAATCTGTCGGCGTCCCCGAACGAACCCGCCCAACGATCCGCGCTGCTGGAAACCGGCAAGCAATTGACCGGCGGACTACGTGACGCGGCGCAGCAGTTGACCGAATTGAAAGGCAACATTCGGCTGCAGATCGAACACGAGATCGAATTGCTGAACGGCGATCTGGGGGAATTGCGCGATGTCAGTTTCCAAATCTTCAAATTCGAAGCTCAGGGAATCGAACACAATAACGAACTGGATCAACGCGATGCCGTGCTGAACCGGATCGCCGAGGTCGTCGGCATCCGGCGTAACGAACAACCCGGCGGGCAACTGCACCTGACCATCGGACATCATTCGATCGAGCAAGGCAGCCATCCGAGTTCGCTGTCGGTGATCGAATCGGGACAGCAATTAGAGATCTACCTGGACGACTCCGACAGGCCGCTGGCGATCGAAACCGGCCGACTGTCGGCGTTGGTCGAAGCCTACAACGAGATCATCCCGGCCTATGAAGAAAAGCTAGACCAGATCGCCGGGGAGTTGATTCAAAGTGTCAACCGCGTGCATTCGACGGGGATCGGCAGCGCCGGATCGTTCACCAACCTGGTCGGAAATGTCAGCGTTTCCCAAACCAACATTCCGCTCAACGAGGCGCTGCCCGACGCCGATTTGACGGCCGGTGAGTTGACGCTTTCGGTGACCGATGCCAACGGCGATCGACAGACGCACGTCATCACCATCGATCCCGACGTCGACACGCTGGAAGATGTCGCGGCACAGTTGAGCAGCATCCTGGGGATCACTTCGTCGATCCGGGCGGTCAGCAACCAATTCCAGATCACCACCGGTGCCGATGTGGAGTTTGACTTTGCCGGCGGCGTGGAAACCAATCCCGATCTGTCCCTGTTTACCGGCACCAGTGTTGCCAGCGTGTCCGGGACCTACACCGGAGAGGTCAACGAAGAACTGACCGTTCGAATCGAAGGGTCGGGCCAGGTCGGAAGCGCAGCAAACTTGTTCGCCAACGTGTATTCGTCCAGCGGGGCCTTGCTGTCCCGCGTGAATGTCGGCGACGGCTACGAAGCGGGGTCGCCGATCGAACTGGACGACGGCGTCTCCATCGCTTTCACCGCCGGCACGATGAATGATGCCGACGAGTTTTCGACGCGACTGACGGGAGAGCCCGACCAGACCGGTATCTTGGCCGCACTGGGAATCAATGCGTTTTTCAGCGGAACGGACGCGCATTCGATCGCGGTCGACCGCACCCTCGCGAGTCAGCCGGAGCGAATCGCAACGGGACGATCCGGTGAAGCCGCCGACACCAGCAATCTGTCCCGCTTCATCGCGATCGCCGACACCACGCTGATGCCTAGCAATCGGACGCTCGGCCAATTCGCCAGTGAAATGGGCACCGAGATCGGTTTCGAAATCAGTTCCAACACCTCGTTGAGCGCCAGTTTGACCACGTTCAAGTTGCGGTTGGAAACAGAACGCGATGCAATCTCCGGCGTCGACTTGAACGAAGAATTGGTCTACTTGCAGGAATACCAAAAGTCGTATGAGGCGGCCGTCCGAATCATTCAGGCGACCGATGAAATGCTCAGCGAATTGTTCAGAATCATAGGCTAA
- a CDS encoding class I SAM-dependent methyltransferase, translated as MSDLIDNDSKADRRGSIRWRFQAWFRIAADVIAAKRCGAVLGALLICVASLSAQDATGSAGRSVKPGINDQFVDPELDVSEWMARFEIESREVYAARREVLQACGIKPGDSVADIGAGTGFYSRLFADAVGNDGWVFAVDISPRFLEHINFKARQDQVHNLTAVLCSDRSVNLPPKSIDVAFICDTYHHFEYPYATIESIFKAIKPGGSLIVIDFDRIPGKSREFILGHVRAGKDVFRGEIEKGGFEFVDEVQIPAFEENYLLRFRKPPGA; from the coding sequence ATGAGTGATTTGATCGATAACGATTCCAAGGCAGATCGACGTGGCTCAATTCGATGGCGCTTTCAGGCGTGGTTTCGGATTGCCGCGGACGTGATCGCGGCAAAACGTTGCGGGGCGGTATTGGGCGCTTTGTTGATCTGCGTTGCGTCGCTGTCTGCACAGGATGCGACCGGATCGGCTGGCCGGAGCGTCAAACCCGGGATCAACGACCAGTTTGTCGATCCCGAGTTGGACGTCAGCGAATGGATGGCGCGATTCGAGATCGAGAGTCGCGAGGTCTATGCGGCCCGCCGGGAAGTGCTGCAGGCGTGCGGGATCAAGCCCGGTGACAGCGTTGCGGACATCGGAGCCGGAACGGGGTTTTACAGTCGACTGTTCGCCGACGCGGTCGGAAACGATGGCTGGGTATTCGCGGTGGACATCTCGCCGCGATTTCTCGAACACATCAACTTCAAAGCACGCCAAGACCAGGTGCACAATCTGACCGCAGTGCTGTGTTCAGACCGATCGGTGAACCTGCCACCAAAGTCGATCGACGTTGCTTTCATCTGCGATACCTACCATCACTTCGAATACCCGTACGCGACGATCGAATCGATTTTTAAAGCGATCAAACCGGGCGGATCCTTGATCGTGATCGATTTCGACCGAATTCCCGGAAAGTCGCGGGAGTTCATCCTCGGTCACGTGCGAGCGGGCAAAGACGTGTTTCGAGGCGAGATCGAAAAAGGCGGTTTCGAATTTGTCGATGAAGTGCAGATCCCGGCGTTCGAGGAGAACTACTTGCTGCGTTTTCGCAAACCGCCGGGCGCCTAA
- the flgI gene encoding flagellar basal body P-ring protein FlgI, with translation MQISQTHSRLACTALCVAMLWIHSGGAVAHAQTLQDPLPPPPTSTAPVPPTLQPLAPMGQDPSVRIKDIAFVEGDRVNHVSGEGLVFGLSGTGGKSQQTRQMLTNYYLRRGVRVGQVDTKNISAVMVSGKIPAYARPGETILVTVSVADDASSLRGGTLNQTALRGIDDEIYAIAQGAIIGGGISAEGAAANVQKNHPTVGVCEAIVEREIPCGTIVSNGSIKLILRNKSYATATAIGNALNRIFPGRARALDSGTVQVFVPSTFRNSVTEFIATIGNLRVEPDTPARVVINQKTGSIVLGHTVKIAPVLFASENIVIATTETPVASQPNPLAAGDTVVLPRTGIELFESGGRYNVLPGGMTVGDLATALNSLAVSPTTLISIMTTLRNQGALKAELVIE, from the coding sequence ATGCAGATTTCTCAAACGCATTCACGACTCGCCTGCACCGCACTTTGCGTCGCCATGCTGTGGATCCACAGCGGCGGTGCGGTGGCGCATGCGCAGACGCTCCAGGACCCGCTGCCCCCGCCACCAACGTCGACCGCTCCGGTGCCCCCGACACTGCAGCCGCTCGCCCCGATGGGACAAGACCCCAGCGTCCGCATCAAAGACATTGCGTTCGTCGAGGGCGACCGCGTCAATCATGTTTCCGGCGAAGGGTTGGTGTTCGGTTTAAGCGGGACCGGTGGCAAGTCGCAACAAACGCGGCAAATGCTGACCAACTATTACCTGCGTCGCGGTGTTCGCGTCGGTCAAGTCGACACCAAAAACATTTCGGCGGTGATGGTTTCGGGGAAAATCCCCGCCTACGCGCGGCCCGGCGAGACGATTCTCGTGACCGTCTCGGTCGCCGACGACGCGTCCAGTTTGCGTGGCGGAACGCTGAATCAAACTGCACTGCGCGGCATCGACGACGAGATCTACGCGATCGCCCAAGGCGCGATCATCGGTGGCGGGATCTCGGCCGAAGGCGCCGCTGCCAACGTGCAAAAGAATCATCCGACCGTCGGGGTTTGCGAGGCGATCGTCGAGCGTGAGATTCCCTGCGGAACGATCGTTTCCAACGGCAGCATCAAGCTGATCCTGCGAAACAAGTCCTATGCCACGGCCACCGCGATCGGAAACGCGCTAAACCGGATCTTCCCCGGTCGCGCCCGTGCGCTCGACTCGGGCACCGTCCAGGTCTTCGTTCCGTCGACGTTCCGCAACAGCGTCACCGAATTCATTGCGACGATCGGCAATTTGCGTGTCGAACCGGATACGCCGGCGCGGGTCGTGATCAATCAAAAAACCGGATCGATCGTCTTGGGACACACCGTCAAGATCGCGCCGGTGTTGTTCGCCAGCGAAAACATCGTGATCGCGACGACCGAAACACCGGTCGCGTCCCAGCCCAACCCGCTGGCCGCCGGCGACACCGTCGTCTTGCCGCGGACGGGCATCGAACTGTTCGAATCCGGCGGACGCTACAACGTCTTGCCCGGCGGCATGACGGTCGGGGATCTGGCCACGGCGCTCAATTCCCTGGCCGTTTCACCGACCACGTTGATCAGCATCATGACAACGTTACGCAATCAAGGCGCCCTGAAAGCCGAATTGGTCATCGAGTAA
- a CDS encoding response regulator, translating to MSEKQILIADDDQDLLELLSLRCQQLGLAVVVADNAMDALSTADVCAPEIALLDVRMPGGNGISVSEMMATDERLSRTSVIVMTGDPNEKVQQRCQEMGARLVRKDQQIWTRLEPMLKELIAQESTDDTTPPTELRDGAPPSEPGDQESLLSMLQEWGWLDDPTSSTAEREQDAGTPWVLAIDDDPDFSIGLQKRLLSVGVQLVRAYRGMDGYRSAFQRRPAAILLDYQMPDGNGEYILRRLKESNATDSVPVIVVTGMRDASLKRRMMAAGASEFLTKPVSWEQLKRALLQYTDLDLRAKIVPQEVVCSG from the coding sequence ATGAGTGAGAAACAAATCCTGATCGCCGACGATGATCAAGACCTGTTGGAATTGCTGAGCCTGCGCTGTCAGCAATTGGGCCTTGCCGTGGTCGTGGCGGACAACGCGATGGATGCTTTATCAACGGCCGATGTCTGTGCACCGGAGATTGCCCTGTTGGATGTTCGCATGCCCGGGGGAAATGGCATCAGTGTTTCCGAAATGATGGCCACCGACGAGCGGCTCAGCCGGACCTCGGTGATCGTGATGACCGGTGACCCGAACGAGAAAGTCCAGCAACGCTGTCAGGAAATGGGGGCCCGGCTGGTCAGAAAGGACCAACAGATCTGGACGCGGTTGGAGCCGATGTTGAAAGAGCTGATCGCCCAGGAATCAACGGACGACACCACGCCGCCAACCGAGTTGCGTGACGGCGCACCGCCGAGCGAACCAGGGGATCAAGAATCGCTGTTGTCGATGCTGCAGGAATGGGGATGGTTGGATGACCCAACCTCATCGACCGCAGAGCGTGAGCAGGACGCGGGGACGCCGTGGGTGTTGGCGATCGATGATGACCCCGACTTTTCCATCGGGCTGCAAAAACGACTGCTCAGCGTCGGCGTCCAACTGGTGAGGGCCTATCGCGGCATGGACGGCTATCGCAGCGCCTTCCAGCGACGTCCCGCGGCGATTCTGTTGGATTATCAGATGCCCGACGGAAATGGCGAATACATCCTGCGTCGTTTGAAGGAGTCCAACGCAACCGATTCGGTGCCGGTGATCGTGGTCACCGGCATGCGTGATGCCTCGTTGAAGCGTCGGATGATGGCTGCCGGGGCGAGCGAGTTTTTGACCAAACCGGTTTCTTGGGAGCAGTTGAAACGCGCCCTGCTGCAGTACACCGACCTGGACCTGCGTGCCAAAATCGTGCCCCAAGAAGTCGTCTGCTCCGGATGA
- a CDS encoding ATP-binding response regulator yields the protein MIDSNSHPFSHRPLRDSAGSIFASPKTAIAQETPVECPDGGLSVLVVEDNDVDFMQVAKNLRYGTRRIVLSHATSLGAALQELGLRRFDVILTDLSLPDSSGLETVKRLRAQCDDVPILVLTGLDDETVEREILQAGAQDFLPKGLAGSSWTRKAIEHAVERQHTVNEMHRVTEALQTSHRLLREQSEMRKQDNQKLERLHQTAHEFLAKASHDIRNPLTVIKEHISIVREGLAGRINYEQAEMLEKALIRADDVNTKLDDLLDSSKLDSGLLDICRQPSHVGELIDSVRTTLAQRAAMRNVELEIQADVDVPLAYCDGQKVCRVLICLAVNAINACRDSGHVRIWVRHDESEQQIRIGVTDDGIGIAAEQRDQLAARFARPGLTTDPDDKFLGLGLSIAARFCRLNLGRLHIESEPDLGSIFWFGLPVAGSVQIFPRWLEMQSAPMKYVQLISFHLNESCTPAEKRDGELLLTYLTENDELLIQASDSQWWLATSSISRSTDTRLKKATDEIARLTKARAANPALDIGIQPRAVWSLETPTAEIDQEYQRLVQHA from the coding sequence ATGATCGATTCGAATTCCCACCCGTTCAGCCACCGCCCCCTACGGGACAGCGCAGGCTCGATCTTCGCGTCGCCGAAGACTGCGATCGCCCAGGAAACGCCGGTCGAATGCCCTGACGGCGGTCTCAGTGTGCTGGTCGTGGAAGACAATGACGTCGATTTCATGCAAGTTGCAAAGAACTTGCGGTACGGCACACGGCGCATCGTCCTGTCCCACGCGACATCCCTGGGCGCGGCATTGCAGGAACTGGGCCTGCGACGATTCGACGTCATTCTGACCGATCTCAGCCTGCCCGATTCGAGCGGACTGGAAACCGTCAAACGCTTGCGAGCGCAGTGCGATGACGTCCCGATTTTGGTTTTGACGGGCTTGGACGATGAAACCGTGGAGAGGGAAATCCTTCAAGCCGGGGCGCAGGACTTTTTGCCCAAGGGGCTTGCAGGGAGCAGTTGGACTCGCAAAGCGATCGAGCATGCCGTCGAGCGTCAACACACCGTCAACGAGATGCATCGGGTCACCGAAGCACTTCAAACCAGCCACCGGTTGCTCCGCGAACAATCTGAGATGCGCAAGCAGGACAACCAAAAACTGGAACGATTGCATCAAACGGCGCACGAATTCCTCGCCAAAGCGTCGCACGACATCCGCAATCCCCTGACCGTCATCAAAGAACACATCTCGATCGTTCGCGAAGGTCTGGCAGGACGAATCAACTACGAACAAGCCGAGATGCTCGAAAAGGCTTTGATTCGAGCCGACGACGTCAACACCAAATTGGACGACTTGCTGGATTCGAGCAAACTGGATTCGGGGTTGCTGGACATCTGTCGCCAGCCATCCCACGTCGGCGAACTGATCGACTCGGTTCGCACGACGCTGGCCCAACGCGCCGCGATGCGAAACGTCGAACTTGAGATTCAAGCCGACGTCGATGTGCCGCTCGCGTACTGCGACGGGCAAAAGGTCTGCCGCGTTCTGATATGCCTGGCCGTCAACGCCATCAATGCCTGCCGGGATTCGGGCCACGTCCGCATCTGGGTTCGCCATGATGAATCGGAGCAACAGATCCGCATCGGAGTGACCGACGACGGCATCGGTATCGCCGCTGAGCAACGTGACCAGCTCGCCGCGCGGTTTGCCCGTCCCGGTCTGACGACCGATCCCGATGACAAGTTTCTTGGGCTCGGACTCTCGATTGCCGCACGGTTCTGCCGGCTGAATCTCGGGCGATTGCACATTGAATCTGAACCCGATTTGGGATCCATCTTTTGGTTCGGCCTCCCCGTCGCCGGAAGCGTCCAAATCTTTCCTCGCTGGCTGGAAATGCAGTCAGCCCCGATGAAATACGTGCAACTGATTTCGTTCCATCTGAACGAGTCCTGCACACCGGCCGAAAAACGCGACGGCGAGCTTTTGCTGACCTACCTGACTGAAAATGACGAACTGCTGATCCAGGCGTCGGATTCACAGTGGTGGCTGGCGACCAGTTCGATTTCTCGCAGCACCGATACGCGGCTCAAAAAGGCGACCGACGAAATCGCCCGATTGACCAAAGCACGCGCGGCCAATCCCGCACTGGACATCGGCATCCAACCGCGAGCGGTCTGGAGTCTGGAAACGCCGACCGCGGAAATCGATCAAGAGTACCAGCGTTTGGTACAACACGCGTGA
- a CDS encoding rod-binding protein: protein MESIGSNISVSLPSQIAATAKGGDPSAAQVEELGTEFESVFVSMLMKELRNSLEDGLFGGDGSDSFGGMFDLFIGQHLAQSKAIGVSDLLVQQYSKTQADDGHEQTSGVSFSA, encoded by the coding sequence ATGGAATCGATCGGAAGCAACATCAGCGTCTCACTGCCCAGCCAGATCGCGGCGACGGCCAAAGGCGGCGATCCGTCAGCGGCCCAGGTTGAAGAACTGGGGACGGAATTCGAAAGCGTGTTTGTGTCGATGCTGATGAAAGAGCTGCGGAACTCGCTCGAAGACGGTCTGTTCGGGGGTGACGGCAGCGACTCTTTTGGCGGAATGTTCGACCTGTTTATCGGCCAACACCTCGCACAATCCAAAGCGATCGGGGTCAGCGATCTGCTGGTCCAACAGTATTCCAAAACACAAGCCGACGACGGACACGAGCAAACATCCGGCGTTTCGTTCTCGGCTTAA
- a CDS encoding hybrid sensor histidine kinase/response regulator: MVIAEQKTQLSILLIEDDLVDGESITRSLHKAFPDCGILRASCLGDALAAVNESLFDVVLADLSLPDSRGLDSVVSMVQACPQNPLIVLTGHADDELSLAAIAEGAQDYLVKGRINPELLQRSIRYAIQRHAMARNNDQLLQTLRERDLLLQTKNKKLEKACRTAQKFVDNVSHEFRTPLTVIMEYASLLEDGIAGPVSDEQAKLLGVIDDRASDLNNMVDDMLDVSKLESGLLGASRSQCTVAEIIEHVLPAIRRKAMVRDVRLELQIDDDLPDVFCDSAKVGRVIVNLAINAIKFTRNPGQVCISARRHGETDVSIAVTDNGVGIPIDRQREIFNRFAQVKTEVRDSTKGFGLGLNIAQELVEINFGKMDVESTEGVGSTFSFTLPVNCPGEVTRRFVDRLAEVPDGPQSVTAIRATLQEDASESAVLDVERFLVHILRQNDLIFPLPQRQWLLLVSVPEIALEEFLARLDKERQQINRNRPRGPLPDFRIDVEGTWDVSRHPRDVVQMVNQQLDQEQYCVA; encoded by the coding sequence ATGGTGATAGCAGAACAGAAGACGCAGCTGAGCATCTTGTTGATCGAGGACGATTTGGTCGACGGTGAATCGATCACGCGATCGCTGCACAAGGCGTTTCCGGATTGTGGCATCCTCCGTGCATCGTGTCTGGGCGATGCACTTGCCGCGGTCAATGAATCGTTATTTGATGTCGTGCTCGCCGATCTGTCGCTGCCCGATAGCCGGGGGCTGGATTCCGTGGTCAGCATGGTCCAGGCCTGTCCTCAAAACCCCTTGATCGTGTTGACCGGGCATGCCGACGACGAACTGTCGCTCGCGGCAATCGCCGAAGGGGCTCAAGACTACCTGGTCAAGGGACGCATCAATCCGGAACTGCTGCAACGCTCGATTCGCTATGCGATCCAACGACACGCGATGGCGAGAAACAACGACCAATTGTTGCAGACCCTCCGTGAGCGAGATCTGTTGTTGCAGACCAAGAACAAAAAGCTCGAAAAGGCATGCCGGACGGCGCAGAAGTTTGTCGACAACGTCTCGCATGAGTTTCGAACACCGCTGACCGTGATCATGGAATATGCCTCGCTGCTGGAAGATGGCATCGCCGGGCCGGTCAGTGACGAACAGGCCAAATTGCTGGGCGTGATCGATGATCGTGCCAGTGATCTGAACAACATGGTCGACGACATGCTTGATGTCAGCAAGCTGGAATCGGGGCTGCTCGGGGCATCGCGTTCCCAGTGCACGGTGGCCGAAATCATTGAGCACGTCTTGCCGGCGATTCGACGCAAAGCAATGGTTCGCGATGTTCGTCTGGAACTGCAGATCGACGACGACTTGCCCGACGTGTTTTGCGATTCAGCCAAGGTCGGCCGCGTGATCGTCAATCTTGCCATCAACGCGATCAAGTTCACTCGCAATCCCGGTCAAGTCTGCATCTCCGCCCGGCGTCACGGTGAGACGGATGTGTCGATCGCCGTCACGGACAACGGCGTCGGAATCCCGATTGACCGCCAGCGTGAGATCTTCAATCGATTCGCACAGGTCAAAACCGAGGTGCGTGACAGCACGAAAGGGTTCGGACTGGGATTAAATATCGCACAGGAGTTGGTGGAAATCAATTTCGGCAAAATGGATGTCGAAAGCACCGAGGGGGTGGGAAGTACGTTCAGTTTTACTTTGCCGGTGAATTGCCCCGGTGAAGTGACGCGGCGATTCGTCGATCGCCTGGCCGAAGTGCCGGACGGTCCGCAAAGTGTCACGGCCATCCGTGCCACGTTACAAGAAGACGCAAGTGAGTCGGCGGTTTTGGATGTCGAGCGGTTTCTGGTTCACATCCTTCGACAAAACGATTTGATCTTTCCGCTCCCCCAACGGCAATGGCTGCTGTTGGTGTCTGTGCCGGAGATCGCGTTGGAGGAGTTCTTGGCGCGACTGGACAAGGAACGACAGCAAATCAATCGCAATCGTCCCCGCGGCCCGTTGCCGGATTTCCGAATCGACGTGGAGGGAACCTGGGACGTTTCCCGGCACCCACGCGACGTCGTCCAGATGGTCAATCAACAACTCGATCAAGAGCAGTACTGTGTCGCATGA